From Daphnia pulicaria isolate SC F1-1A chromosome 4, SC_F0-13Bv2, whole genome shotgun sequence, one genomic window encodes:
- the LOC124337005 gene encoding uncharacterized protein LOC124337005, with translation MGRFSTISAYFAISVFVLAKPNFSSAATVTTAEEQIKQLWKSYNNFKQTVETKNIQLELKISQLELKNKQLEEKIRHQDILEDKLTRMELVLSLAEKKTARQSGRNVISRTCREARLTDPSLSSGMYWIDPDGEGVGDDPIYVHCDMKSGTTSIPHNSESSMDVGHCADPGCYSRAVNYNATSRQMSALSELSAECHQSIKYDCNFAPLEFNEISYSWWNDRNGNSKFFWTGDNTDVHTCQCGVEGNCVDPSTKCNCDSAAPVPLVDDGTITDKNLLPITRLNFGRTQLETSSGVHTLGRFECTGQVAVSGMPSSCEDLWRIGHTLSGLYSVVGTKMVESVYCDFTKLPADTGFQTWIGLADVKSSSTYFYGQRSTVFNQTNTPIPFDVVRLNEGGAFNGATGIFTAPANGKYFFSFAGLAYIPVTSSSHYLGISLYLNSGEIGKAFTEESGSNTARERVSLTLQSTLYLKKGDQICLKIRLQTTGTLLTDDGNHFSHFNGFLLEEEISQSLKTVV, from the exons ATGGGTAGATTTTCGACAATATCAGCATATTTCGCAATTAGTGTCTTTGTTTTGGCCAAACCAAATTTTTCCTCTGCTGCCACCGTCACCACAGCCGAGGAACAAATTAAACAACTATGGAAAAGCTAC AACAATTTCAAGCAAACAGtagaaactaaaaatattcaGCTTGAGCTGAAAATTTCTCAACTTGAATTAAAGAATAAGcaactggaagaaaaaattcgaCATCAA gaCATTTTGGAAGATAAACTTACCCGAATGGAACTTGTCCTTAGTCTTGCAGAGAAGAAAACAGCTCGACAGAGTGGGAGAAATGTTATTTCACGTACGTGCAGAGAGGCTCGCTTAACTGATCCATCCCTCAGTTCGGGAATGTACTGGATCGATCCCGATGGCGAAGGAGTTGGGGATGACCCGATTTACGTCCACTGTGACATGAAATCag GAACGACATCGATTCCACACAATAGTGAGTCGTCGATGGATGTGGGACATTGCGCCGACCCCGGATGTTATTCCAGGGCAGTTAATTACAATGCCACAAGTAGACAAATGTCAGCATTGTCCGAACTCTCCGCCGAATGCCACCAGTCAATCAAA tACGATTGTAATTTTGCGCCGTTGGAATTCAATGAAATATCCTACTCCTGGTGGAACGACAGAAATGGAAATTCCAAATTTTTCTGGACGGGTGACAACACGGACGTTCACACGTGCCAGTGCGGAGTGGAAGGAAATTGCGTCGATCCTTCCACCAAATGCAACTGCGACTCCGCCGCTCCAGTGCCATTAGTTGACGATG GTACGATCACGGACAAAAATCTTCTGCCCATCACTCGACTGAACTTTGGCCGAACGCAATTGGAAACTTCGTCCGGTGTCCATACACTGGGTCGCTTCGAATGTACCGGACAAGTGGCCGTCAGTGGAATGCCAAGTTCGTGTGAAGATCTATGGCGGATTGGGCACACCTTGAGCGGATTATATTCCGTTGTGGGAACTAAAATGGTCGAAAGCGTTTACTGTGATTTCACAAAGCTCCCTGCTGACACGG GATTCCAGACCTGGATCGGTTTAGCAGATGTAAAGTCATCATCAACATATTTTTATGGCCAAAGAAGCAcggtttttaatcaaacaaacaCTCCAATTCCTTTCGATGTTGTACGATTGAATGAAGGTGGAGCATTTAATGGAGCAACTGGAATTTTCACAGCACCAGcaaatggaaaatattttttctcgttcGCTGGATTAGCTTACATTCCAGTTACTTCATCATCGCATTATTTAGGAATATCTTTGTATTTAAATAGCGGTGAAATTGGAAAAGCGTTCACTGAAGAGTCCGGCAGCAACACCGCTAGGGAACGAGTCTCTTTAACCCTTCAATCAAcgctatatttaaaaaaaggggatcaAATCTGCCTCAAGATTCGATTACAGACAACTGGGACACTCCTGACCGACGACGGAAACCACTTCAGTCACTTTAATGGTTTTCTTTTAGAGGAAGAGATTTCTCAGTCACTAAAAACAGTTGTATAG
- the LOC124336974 gene encoding fibroblast growth factor receptor 1-like isoform X2, whose protein sequence is MGYLVSKKVLHGDLAARNILLADDGIAKVADFGMAKKMYYEENYEKGGQGLMPVKWMAIESLIDRIFSSQSDVWSYGVLLWEIFSLGRVPYPGIDVGHILMKEILKGYRMDKPELAPNFFGEMMADCWKSDPKERHTFSQMEEIICSHMESSVSSDYLNMNAPYAKLNQEKENATPKDQFGLAKLLREKSGTKSKKFATPRNSMFPMRSSKKVADSDL, encoded by the exons ATGGGTTACCTGGTTAGCAAAAAG GTTCTCCATGGGGATCTGGCCGCCCGAAATATTCTGCTCGCTGACGATGGAATAGCCAAAGTGGCCGACTTTGGAATGGCGAAGAAAATGTATTACGAAGAAAATTACGAAAAAGGAGGACaa ggTTTGATGCCGGTCAAGTGGATGGCGATTGAATCCTTGATTGATCGCATCTTTTCCAGTCAATCCGACGTTTGGTCGTACGGAGTCCTTCTCtgggaaatattttctttgggCCGAGTTCCATATCCAG GTATAGACGTCGGTCACATACtcatgaaagaaattctaaaaGGATATCGAATGGACAAACCAGAATTGGCGCCCAACTTCTTCGGTGAAATGATGGCCGATTGCTGGAAATCGGATCCGAAAGAGAGGCACACCTTCAGTCAAATGGAAGAAATTATCTGCAGCCACATGGAGTCGTCGGTCAGCTCGGACTATTTGAATATGAACGCGCCATATGCCAAGCTCAACCAAGAAAAGGAGAACGCAACGCCAAAGGATCAATTTGGATTGGCCAAGTTGTTGAGAGAAAAGTCTGGAACTAAATCGAAAAAATTCGCCACGCCACGAAATTCAATGTTTCCTATGCGATCTTCCAAAAAAGTTGCGGATTCTGATCTGTAG
- the LOC124336974 gene encoding protein fem-1 homolog CG6966-like isoform X3 produces the protein MAEFIVGPPSTPSALEQKLQNAETEIKYLFVSTGALAQGALHEDKQPKSVVGHCRGRGVQLIQLLLDAGADPHTISRKGKTPFHWLFEGWSAYEPYEFKMVFKALMEAGGHVDQVNKDGDSALSLIIDWRTSTLPFGDLVRDPYFDSIIYSVLPLSCSCAQVIGENQIPFENLPSRLKSFVLRHSAIKVT, from the exons ATGGCTGAATTCATAGTGGGACCACCATCTACTCCATCAGCTCTAGAACAAAAG TTGCAGAATGCAGAGACAGAAATCAAATACTTATTTGTATCTACAGGCGCATTGGCTCAAGGAGCACTTCATGAAGACAAGCAACCAAAG TCGGTCGTTGGACACTGTCGTGGGCGTGGGGTTCAACTCATTCAGCTACTGCTGGATGCTGGAGCGGATCCCCATACTATCAGCAGAAAAGGCAAAACTCCGTTTCACTGGTTGTTTGAAGGTTGGTCAGCCTATGAGCcctatgaatttaaaatggttTTCAAGGCATTGATGGAGGCTGGAGGCCATGTTGATCAAGTGAATAAAGATGGGGATTCCGCTCTCAGTTTAATTATAGACTGGAGAACCTCGACATTGCCTTTTGGCGATCTCGTTCGTGATCCTTATTTTGACTCGATTATTTACTCTGTTCTTCCGCTTTCGTGCTCTTGTGCGCAAGTCATAGGAGAAAATCAAATCCCGTTTGAAAATCTGCCTTCAAGATTGAAATCGTTCGTCCTCCGCCACAGCGCGATCAAAGTAACATGA
- the LOC124336974 gene encoding uncharacterized protein LOC124336974 isoform X1, whose product MAAPSVSDLFCKAVNDGSLFQLKGLRQIHGRKAIIANLMETPCNNQGDTCLKVAVENEFYDVLKFLVLQLKGHIMCGLYKTWRKCIEIFSPFSWETCTFKEDTEPFVLSPDIALIRDICHQMPITKLMELIVDVTNDEPLWLEFVLRSIMASSIPRPDKIVALECMGIVFIFKQTCSPIHKKIQDLNVLNEILFWRGPRCWKEALILRNLTADGDPAIPKVPCKQSEMLRNAFGDVAEMTTTEELEQLEQQRSYQPLDAQALLVGHCIFTRQTSTGLNSFHLKNLLLCSIFRCSRTFHLCLFILDQSYGFTSSSPLKCIDHFITAVHRLFDLFYQLWADHGHPKTGEIASKSLVLTVKYTLAVLTNVSSVRPHFQLLDRTWQHDIQRKIYVLLSKGIHHLTKEQIENVKESLVPFFRIYNSNHGFLSLLQLAVDECHRFSRGSPTSSTKVQLIQLMLDAGADPQTIGSDGGTPFHWLFQGSYWASAHWEFKTVVKAMLDAGGHLDQATKNGDTVISLIKEKKNGRLRFDKFYHDPYFDSFIYSVLPLSCSCAQFIRQNQIPFENQLPPRLQSFVLLHSDVKIT is encoded by the coding sequence ATGGCTGCTCCTAGTGTGTCCGATCTCTTTTGCAAAGCTGTCAACGACGGTTcgttatttcaattaaaaggcTTACGTCAGATTCACGGGCGGAAGGCAATCATTGCCAATTTGATGGAAACTCCCTGCAACAATCAAGGCGATACGTGTCTTAAAGTGGCtgttgaaaacgaattttacgACGTACTCAAGTTTCTAGTGCTCCAATTGAAAGGGCACATTATGTGTGGATTGTACAAGACATGGAGAAAATGTATAGAAATCTTTAGTCCTTTTTCATGGGAAACGTGTACTTTCAAAGAAGATACAGAGCCGTTTGTACTGTCACCTGACATTGCGCTCATTCGCGACATTTGCCATCAAATGCCAATTACCAAACTGATGGAACTTATCGTTGATGTTACGAATGACGAGCCTCTATGGTTAGAGTTTGTGTTGCGCTCAATAATGGCAAGTTCAATCCCCCGGCCAGATAAAATTGTTGCGCTAGAATGTATGGGCATCGTTTTCATCTTCAAACAAACATGTTCCCctattcataaaaaaattcaagatctCAACGTGCTCAATGAAATTCTATTTTGGCGTGGACCACGTTGTTGGAAAGAAGCTTTGATTCTGCGTAATTTGACGGCGGATGGTGACCCAGCTATACCAAAAGTTCCCTGCAAACAGTCTGAAATGTTACGTAATGCTTTTGGGGACGTAGCCGAAATGACGACAACGGAAGAACTGGAACAATTGGAACAACAGCGTTCCTACCAGCCCCTCGATGCTCAGGCCCTTCTCGTTGGTCATTGCATCTTTACTAGGCAAACTAGCACTGGCCTGAATTCTTTTCACCTGAAAAATTTGTTGCTATGTTCCATATTTCGTTGCAGTCGTACATTCCACCTTTGTCTATTCATCCTGGATCAGTCATACGGGTTCACTTCCTCTTCTCCGCTTAAATGCATTGATCATTTCATTACCGCAGTTCATAGATTGTTCGACTTGTTTTATCAATTATGGGCAGATCACGGCCATCCGAAAACGGGAGAAATAGCATCGAAAAGTCTCGTGCTAACCGTGAAGTATACGTTAGCAGTTTTAACTAACGTGTCGTCGGTGCGTCCACACTTCCAACTTCTTGACAGAACTTGGCAGCATGATATTCAAAGGAAAATTTACGTTCTGTTATCAAAAGGGATACACCACTTAACCAAAgagcaaattgaaaatgtaaagGAAAGCCTTGTCCCGTTTTTCCGCATTTATAACTCAAATCACGGCTTTCTCAGCCTTCTTCAGCTGGCGGTTGATGAATGTCATAGGTTCTCTAGAGGGAGTCCGACTAGTTCAACCAAAGTTCAACTCATTCAGCTAATGTTGGATGCTGGAGCGGATCCCCAAACTATTGGCAGTGATGGCGGAACTCCGTTTCACTGGTTGTTTCAAGGTTCCTACTGGGCATCTGCGCATTGGGAATTTAAAACAGTTGTCAAGGCGATGTTGGATGCTGGAGGCCATCTCGATCAAGCGACTAAAAATGGGGATACCGTTATCAgtttaattaaagaaaagaaaaacgggagaTTGAGATTTGACAAGTTCTATCATGATCCTTATTTTGACTCTTTTATTTACTCTGTTCTTCCGCTTTCGTGCTCTTGTGCGCAATTTATCAGACAAAATCAAATCCcgtttgaaaatcaattgccTCCAAGATTGCAATCGTTCGTCCTACTCCACAGCGATGTCAAAATAACATGA